Proteins from a genomic interval of Lycium ferocissimum isolate CSIRO_LF1 chromosome 2, AGI_CSIRO_Lferr_CH_V1, whole genome shotgun sequence:
- the LOC132048011 gene encoding uncharacterized protein LOC132048011, with protein sequence MACLDIMYNQNSSDHKGFGTPMSPRISFSNDFVESSRSNSISHSSQLHQMMKNDRVYRDAPVSSDFEFNVTNYSMMSADQLFSKGRLLPLKESCSHKTTTLRDELLHEDKDDFSLRPPKSSTRWKGLLRLKKSHIGSRNVDKNNEGNVEKRSNGGHGSKNSQEPYNGAGGGSSSRDEEFRFN encoded by the exons ATGGCATGCTTAGACATCATGTACAACCAAAACTCATCCGACCACAAAGGTTTTGGGACTCCTATGAGTCCGAGAATCTCCTTCTCTAATGACTTTGTCGAATCATCACGTAGCAATTCTATTTCTCATTCTTCTCAACTTCACCAAATGATGAAGAATGATAGGGTCTATAGGGATGCTCCTGTTTCCTCTGACTTTGAATTCAATGTCACTAATTATTCCATGATGAGTGCTGACCAACTTTTTTCCAAGGGTAGATTGTTGCCCTTGAAAGAAAGTTGCTCTCACAAGACAACAACTCTACGAGATGAACTCCTTCATGAGGATAAAGATGATTTTTCATTGAGGCCTCCCAAAAGTTCTACTAGGTGGAAGGGACTTTTACGTCTTAAAAAATCTCACATTGGGTCCAGAAATGTTGACAAAAACAATGAAGGGAATGTAGAAAAGAGGTCCAACGGGGGTCATGGAAGCAAGAATTCACAG GAACCATACAATGGGGCTGGTGGAGGATCCAGTAGTAGAGATGAGGAGTTTCGTTTTAATTAG